A region from the Pseudonocardia petroleophila genome encodes:
- a CDS encoding YebC/PmpR family DNA-binding transcriptional regulator, with product MSGHSKWATTKHKKAVIDARRGKMFAKLIKNIEVAARTGGGDLDGNPTLYDAVQKAKKSSVPNDNIDRALKRGSGQDAGGADYQSITYEGYGPNGVALLIECLSDNRNRAATEVRVAMTRNGGAMADPGSVAYLFTRKGVVIVPKSGDLTEDDLLLAVLDAGAEEVNDLGESFEVISEATDLIPVRTALVDAGIDYDSADPTFIPSMSIPLDAEGARKVFRLIEALEDSDEVQNVYANFDVSDDVMAEVG from the coding sequence ATGAGTGGGCACTCCAAGTGGGCGACGACGAAGCACAAGAAGGCCGTCATCGACGCCCGGCGCGGCAAGATGTTCGCCAAGCTGATCAAGAACATCGAGGTGGCTGCGCGCACCGGCGGCGGTGACCTCGACGGGAACCCCACGCTCTACGACGCCGTCCAGAAGGCGAAGAAGAGCTCGGTCCCCAACGACAACATCGACCGTGCGCTCAAGCGCGGGTCGGGCCAGGACGCGGGCGGCGCCGACTACCAGTCGATCACCTACGAGGGCTACGGCCCCAACGGTGTCGCGCTGCTCATCGAGTGCCTGAGCGACAACCGCAACCGCGCCGCCACCGAGGTCCGGGTGGCGATGACGCGCAACGGCGGGGCGATGGCCGACCCCGGCTCCGTCGCGTACCTGTTCACGCGCAAGGGCGTGGTGATCGTCCCGAAGAGCGGCGACCTCACCGAGGACGACCTGCTGCTCGCCGTCCTCGACGCGGGCGCGGAGGAGGTCAACGACCTCGGCGAGAGCTTCGAGGTGATCTCCGAGGCCACCGACCTGATCCCCGTCCGCACCGCACTGGTCGACGCCGGCATCGACTACGACTCGGCCGACCCCACCTTCATCCCGTCGATGAGCATCCCGCTCGACGCCGAGGGTGCGCGCAAGGTCTTCCGCCTCATCGAGGCGCTGGAGGACAGCGACGAGGTGCAGAACGTCTACGCGAATTTCGACGTGAGCGACGACGTGATGGCCGAGGTCGGCTGA
- a CDS encoding cysteine protease StiP family protein translates to MTPDPLRGPGFGSYAPDEVGWLLTDLSGAELEAPTEEREEAIQSGGAHYAESLPVEFQPDAAYLEVYRTALDATAARLAQAVGTVTELVLRERGPGVVLASLARAGTPVGILLRRWAAARHGLDLPHYAVSIVRGRGIDALALDHLAEHHDPARVVFVDGWTGKGAINRELAAALAADGRGFDPDLAVLADPGRCARTFGTRDDWLIASACLNSTVSGLVSRTVLNDRLIGPGQYHGAKFYRELAGSDVSNAFLDAVTAGFPGVTDTSGPVDREPDHAGWAAVERIVDAYGIGDVNLVKPGVGETTRVLLRRVPWKVLTRVGAPAADLAHVRLLAEQRGVPVEEVDDLPYSCVGLIHPRYTRGATGADGLAASR, encoded by the coding sequence ATGACCCCGGACCCGCTGCGGGGCCCCGGCTTCGGCAGCTACGCCCCCGACGAGGTCGGCTGGCTGCTCACCGACCTGTCCGGCGCGGAGCTGGAGGCGCCCACCGAGGAGCGCGAGGAGGCGATCCAGAGCGGCGGGGCGCACTACGCGGAGTCGCTGCCGGTGGAGTTCCAGCCCGACGCGGCCTACCTGGAGGTGTACCGCACCGCGCTCGACGCCACCGCGGCGCGCCTCGCGCAGGCCGTCGGCACCGTCACCGAGCTGGTCCTGCGCGAGCGCGGGCCCGGCGTCGTGCTCGCCTCCCTGGCCCGGGCGGGCACCCCCGTCGGGATCCTGCTGCGCCGCTGGGCCGCCGCCCGGCACGGCCTGGACCTGCCGCACTACGCGGTGTCGATCGTGCGCGGGCGCGGCATCGACGCACTGGCGCTGGACCACCTCGCCGAGCACCACGACCCCGCCCGGGTCGTGTTCGTCGACGGCTGGACCGGCAAGGGCGCGATCAACCGGGAGCTGGCGGCGGCGCTGGCCGCCGACGGGCGCGGCTTCGACCCCGACCTCGCCGTCCTCGCCGATCCCGGTCGCTGCGCCCGCACCTTCGGCACCCGCGACGACTGGCTGATCGCCTCGGCCTGCCTCAACTCGACGGTGTCCGGGCTGGTGTCGCGCACCGTGCTCAACGACCGGCTGATCGGCCCCGGGCAGTACCACGGCGCGAAGTTCTACCGCGAGCTCGCCGGCTCCGACGTGTCGAACGCGTTCCTCGACGCCGTCACCGCCGGGTTCCCCGGCGTCACCGACACCTCCGGGCCCGTCGACCGCGAGCCCGACCACGCCGGGTGGGCCGCGGTCGAGCGGATCGTCGACGCCTACGGCATCGGCGACGTCAACCTGGTCAAGCCCGGCGTCGGCGAGACCACCCGCGTGCTGCTGCGCCGCGTCCCGTGGAAGGTGCTGACGCGGGTGGGTGCGCCTGCGGCCGACCTCGCCCACGTCCGGCTGCTCGCGGAGCAGCGCGGCGTGCCGGTGGAGGAGGTCGACGACCTGCCCTACAGCTGCGTCGGGCTCATCCACCCGCGCTACACGCGGGGCGCCACCGGGGCCGACGGGCTGGCCGCGAGCCGATGA
- a CDS encoding nucleotide exchange factor GrpE: MRELADKIDDVTRLLTRQAAAIAALTDARAATGPDVPLLVDLHALLRDSLACAATARSRRERAAFTAVAAGLERLVVGRGGALVTPAPGEAFRGTQMEAVEVVPTDDPAQDRTVARLLEPGLDAAGRSVRPARVAVFRAR, translated from the coding sequence GTGCGGGAACTCGCCGACAAGATCGATGACGTGACCCGGCTGCTGACGCGGCAGGCCGCCGCCATCGCCGCCCTCACCGACGCCCGCGCGGCCACCGGCCCCGACGTCCCGCTGCTCGTCGACCTGCACGCGCTCCTGCGCGACAGCCTCGCCTGCGCCGCCACCGCCCGCTCCCGGCGCGAACGGGCCGCCTTCACCGCCGTCGCCGCCGGGCTCGAGCGGCTGGTCGTCGGGCGCGGGGGCGCGCTCGTCACCCCCGCCCCCGGCGAGGCGTTCCGCGGAACGCAGATGGAGGCGGTGGAGGTGGTGCCCACCGACGACCCGGCGCAGGACCGCACCGTGGCCCGGCTGCTGGAGCCGGGCCTGGACGCCGCGGGCCGCTCCGTCCGCCCGGCCCGGGTGGCGGTGTTCCGGGCCCGCTGA
- a CDS encoding DUF475 domain-containing protein gives MNLRIFGWSYAVTVVSLVVAFLYGGWQALILCAILGVLEISLSFDNAVVNATILERMSDFWQKIFLTIGIFIAVFGMRLVFPLVIVAVTAGLNPVESLTLALEQRPESDPTSYAALLDEAYPQIAAFGGMFLFMLFLDWMFEDRDIKWLQPIEKFLSRIGQIERISIVLAVLALVLLSQFLAEDPAVVLLAGSLGLITYLAVQGLGQFFEQAGQAQMEEVEGEEGAEPAANGSGGPSTLAKATGKAGFFLFLYLEVLDAAFSFDGVIGAFAITPDPIIIALGLGLIGAMFVRSLTVFLVRKGTLADYVYLEHGAHWAIGALAVILLVGIGYHVNEILTGLIGVAFIGAALLSSILRNRRLAAEGVDTHKTADELAAK, from the coding sequence ATGAACCTTCGCATCTTCGGTTGGTCGTACGCGGTGACCGTCGTGTCGCTCGTCGTCGCCTTCCTGTACGGCGGCTGGCAGGCGCTGATCCTCTGCGCCATCCTGGGCGTCCTGGAGATCTCGCTGTCGTTCGACAACGCGGTCGTGAACGCCACGATCCTCGAGCGGATGAGCGACTTCTGGCAGAAGATCTTCCTCACCATCGGCATCTTCATCGCCGTGTTCGGCATGCGGCTGGTCTTCCCGCTGGTCATCGTGGCCGTCACCGCCGGGCTCAACCCGGTGGAGTCGTTGACGCTCGCGCTGGAGCAGCGCCCGGAGAGCGACCCCACCAGCTACGCGGCCCTGCTCGACGAGGCCTACCCGCAGATCGCCGCGTTCGGCGGCATGTTCCTGTTCATGCTGTTCCTGGACTGGATGTTCGAGGACCGCGACATCAAGTGGCTGCAGCCGATCGAGAAGTTCCTGTCGCGCATCGGGCAGATCGAGCGCATCTCGATCGTCCTGGCCGTGCTCGCGCTCGTGCTGCTCTCGCAGTTCCTCGCCGAGGACCCCGCCGTCGTTCTGCTCGCCGGCTCGCTGGGCCTGATCACCTACCTCGCGGTGCAGGGTCTGGGCCAGTTCTTCGAGCAGGCCGGCCAGGCGCAGATGGAGGAGGTCGAGGGCGAGGAGGGCGCGGAGCCCGCCGCCAACGGGTCGGGCGGCCCGAGCACCCTCGCGAAGGCCACCGGCAAGGCCGGCTTCTTCCTGTTCCTCTACCTCGAGGTGCTCGACGCGGCGTTCTCCTTCGACGGCGTCATCGGCGCGTTCGCGATCACCCCGGACCCGATCATCATCGCGCTGGGCCTCGGCCTGATCGGCGCCATGTTCGTCCGGTCGCTCACGGTGTTCCTGGTCCGCAAGGGGACGCTGGCCGACTACGTCTACCTCGAGCACGGCGCGCACTGGGCGATCGGCGCGCTCGCGGTGATCCTGCTGGTCGGGATCGGCTACCACGTCAACGAGATCCTCACGGGCCTCATCGGCGTCGCGTTCATCGGGGCGGCGCTGCTGTCGAGCATCCTGCGCAACCGGCGGCTCGCCGCCGAGGGCGTCGACACGCACAAGACCGCCGACGAGCTGGCGGCGAAGTGA
- a CDS encoding Ig-like domain repeat protein: MSSAFDPGDYRKRVLAAVLRRGGPESSDPFELYDLPLDDDPGDAAVAARVAEVWGAWQRMRDHPKYRVLVAELVAGHDARSAEVLDGGRRHTAAARVRAQREQRDAGRYALLDAAIARLVDRHRGVPADKVEGLHEVGALAGLTRDEVTARLRRHRVLRAADRPAGVTPERRRQVRALLDEFGRLTDAPAPPTLLGLLGLDPSASEQQVRAGAAAWRSRARELPPTRLRTVLDELLVHVAELVEPGAAAIATYLDAVAADVAEHLRPRVRAAVLVEDRLVAEDHAHLLDEARALGLDDARARRVLAEVAAELGAPIESGATPPPPTPTTTPPPPAPPTARPRGREWEAPLKAARAALRAGRPTEARRLVDDARRVAGTDGVTPVRAVADEITAVLDEASRRWQAAVAAVAARRATDALEHLEHLERTAADVPGPGGADLARLLAASRRDVARADAAVAAAVAGPTADRAAALLAVLDTCPGHPGAQAALAAVPVAPPAWVRAARDGRGDVLVVWEPSPTPQVRYKVSRRRPDGTWQVVGRVTDTSVLDGGAPPAVEAPVYAVEAVQAGRSSAAVRSDDQTPPGTTPAPAPGPPAAAGPPAPTRVRAERVASGSVVVRWDGPPGAEFRVRCALPDGRWRVVGRTRDHEIEDGGAPGGPVPGYTVSAAVDGGRSAETAS, encoded by the coding sequence ATGAGCAGCGCGTTCGATCCCGGCGACTACCGCAAGCGGGTGCTGGCGGCCGTCCTGAGGCGAGGTGGGCCCGAGTCGTCGGACCCGTTCGAGCTCTACGACCTGCCGCTGGACGACGACCCTGGCGACGCCGCCGTCGCCGCCCGCGTCGCCGAGGTGTGGGGCGCCTGGCAGCGGATGCGCGACCACCCCAAGTACCGCGTGCTCGTCGCCGAGCTGGTGGCCGGGCACGACGCCCGCTCCGCGGAGGTGCTCGACGGCGGCAGGCGGCACACCGCGGCCGCGCGGGTCCGGGCCCAGCGCGAGCAGCGCGACGCCGGGCGCTACGCCCTGCTCGACGCCGCGATCGCCCGGCTCGTCGACCGGCACCGCGGCGTCCCGGCCGACAAGGTCGAGGGGCTGCACGAGGTCGGGGCGCTGGCCGGGCTCACCCGTGACGAGGTGACCGCGCGGCTGCGCCGCCACCGGGTCCTGCGGGCGGCGGACCGGCCGGCCGGCGTCACACCGGAGCGGCGCCGCCAGGTCCGCGCCCTGCTCGACGAGTTCGGCCGCCTCACCGACGCCCCCGCCCCGCCGACGCTCCTCGGCCTGCTCGGGCTGGACCCGTCGGCGTCGGAGCAGCAGGTGCGGGCCGGCGCCGCGGCGTGGCGGTCCCGCGCCCGGGAGCTGCCGCCGACGCGGCTGCGCACGGTCCTCGACGAGCTGCTGGTGCACGTCGCGGAGCTGGTCGAACCGGGTGCGGCGGCGATCGCGACCTACCTCGACGCCGTCGCCGCCGACGTCGCCGAGCACCTGCGGCCGCGGGTCCGGGCCGCGGTGCTGGTGGAGGACCGGCTGGTGGCCGAGGACCACGCGCACCTCCTCGACGAGGCCCGCGCCCTCGGCCTGGACGACGCCCGGGCCCGCCGCGTCCTCGCCGAGGTCGCAGCGGAGCTGGGGGCGCCGATCGAGTCGGGCGCCACCCCGCCGCCGCCGACACCGACGACGACACCACCGCCACCGGCACCGCCGACGGCCCGGCCGCGCGGGCGGGAGTGGGAGGCACCCCTCAAGGCGGCCCGCGCCGCCCTGCGGGCGGGCCGCCCGACCGAGGCCCGACGGCTCGTCGACGACGCGCGGCGGGTCGCCGGGACCGACGGCGTGACCCCGGTGCGGGCGGTCGCCGACGAGATCACCGCCGTGCTCGACGAGGCCTCGCGGCGGTGGCAGGCGGCCGTCGCGGCCGTCGCCGCCCGCCGGGCCACCGACGCGCTGGAGCACCTGGAGCACCTGGAGCGCACCGCGGCCGACGTCCCCGGCCCGGGCGGGGCCGACCTCGCCCGCCTGCTGGCCGCCTCGCGGCGCGACGTCGCCCGTGCCGACGCGGCCGTGGCCGCCGCCGTCGCCGGCCCGACCGCCGACCGGGCCGCGGCGCTGCTCGCGGTGCTCGACACCTGTCCCGGCCACCCCGGGGCGCAGGCGGCGCTCGCCGCCGTCCCGGTCGCCCCGCCGGCGTGGGTCCGGGCCGCCCGCGACGGCCGGGGCGACGTCCTCGTCGTCTGGGAGCCCTCGCCCACCCCGCAGGTGCGCTACAAGGTCTCGCGGCGCCGCCCGGACGGGACGTGGCAGGTGGTCGGGCGCGTCACCGACACCTCCGTCCTCGACGGCGGCGCCCCACCCGCCGTCGAGGCGCCCGTCTACGCGGTGGAGGCGGTGCAGGCCGGCCGCAGCTCGGCGGCGGTGCGGTCCGACGATCAGACGCCCCCGGGCACGACGCCCGCCCCGGCTCCTGGGCCCCCTGCCGCCGCGGGCCCGCCCGCCCCGACCCGGGTCCGTGCCGAGCGCGTCGCCTCCGGGTCGGTCGTCGTGCGCTGGGACGGTCCGCCGGGGGCCGAGTTCCGCGTCCGCTGCGCACTGCCCGACGGCCGCTGGCGGGTCGTCGGCCGCACCCGCGACCACGAGATCGAGGACGGCGGAGCCCCCGGCGGCCCGGTGCCGGGCTACACGGTCAGCGCCGCCGTCGACGGCGGCCGGTCCGCCGAGACCGCCTCCTAG
- a CDS encoding TerD family protein, translating into MTISLQKGQKVSLAKRGGGSLSVVRMGLGWDAVKKRGLFGSRSQSIDLDASALLFDAGRQLVDAVWFRQLRSKDGSVQHTGDNLTGAGEGDDESVIVDLARLSPAVAQIVFTVNSFTGQDFTQIENAFCRLVDETTGEELARYELSGSGTHNAQIMAKVARDGQGGWSMTAIGAIASGRTFQDLLPATAAHL; encoded by the coding sequence GTGACGATCAGCCTGCAGAAGGGCCAGAAGGTCTCGCTGGCCAAGCGCGGCGGCGGCAGCCTGTCGGTCGTCCGGATGGGCCTGGGCTGGGACGCGGTGAAGAAGCGCGGCCTGTTCGGCTCGCGCAGCCAGTCGATCGACCTCGACGCCTCGGCGCTGCTGTTCGACGCCGGCCGTCAGCTCGTCGACGCCGTGTGGTTCCGCCAGCTGCGCAGCAAGGACGGCTCGGTGCAGCACACCGGGGACAACCTCACCGGCGCGGGGGAGGGCGACGACGAGTCCGTGATCGTCGACCTGGCCCGGCTCTCGCCTGCGGTCGCGCAGATCGTGTTCACGGTCAACTCGTTCACCGGCCAGGACTTCACGCAGATCGAGAACGCGTTCTGCCGCCTCGTCGACGAGACGACGGGCGAGGAGCTGGCCCGCTACGAGCTCTCCGGCTCCGGCACGCACAACGCCCAGATCATGGCCAAGGTCGCGCGGGACGGGCAGGGCGGCTGGAGCATGACGGCCATCGGCGCGATCGCGTCGGGCCGCACGTTCCAGGACCTGCTGCCGGCCACGGCCGCACACCTGTAG
- a CDS encoding Hsp70 family protein — translation MAVHGIDLGTTNSAIARTGPDGRPQVLAGMSGEPTTPSVVLFASGTEHVVGEGARREARLDPEHVCALVKRRMGDAEWRFVAHGTAWSAPAVSSLVLKSLVADAGFASGETPTSAVITVPAYFGDEERRATVLAGTYAGLDVVDVLSEPIAAALAYGFGRLDGSPDLSKDSAHETVLVYDLGGGTFDATVIELADRRISVLAVEGDHQLGGADWDERIALHLARGFGEENPDAEDPMDDAVGTQALVLAAERAKHQLSDTTSTDVVVTHDGARATITLTRDEVEAMTASLLRRTVDLTRSCLAEAARRGVSRVDRVLLVGGSSRMPAVADALLTELDLDARLHDPDLAVARGAALYGEKKELERMVAADLRTRGRLRDGAPLEDAAPADLDDAARRVADAYAVPLAQVRRAVEIRVDTVVSRGFGVLAVNAAAGRLEPTWLVHRNDRLPVRTSRSFGTMRADQSVIALTVVEQQGQAESSRAEDAKVLVEGQITGIPPGYDEGAEVRVVFEMGFDGVLHVTAAHVEAGLPLTLTVTTGATLSQAEVARERDRLGKQRRRE, via the coding sequence GTGGCCGTCCACGGTATCGATCTCGGCACCACGAACTCCGCCATCGCCCGGACGGGCCCGGACGGGCGGCCGCAGGTGCTGGCCGGGATGTCGGGGGAGCCCACCACCCCGTCGGTGGTGCTGTTCGCCTCCGGCACCGAGCACGTCGTGGGGGAGGGGGCGCGCCGCGAGGCGCGGCTGGACCCCGAGCACGTGTGCGCGCTGGTCAAGCGGCGGATGGGCGACGCCGAGTGGCGGTTCGTCGCGCACGGCACGGCCTGGTCGGCGCCCGCGGTGTCGTCGCTGGTCCTCAAGTCCCTCGTCGCCGACGCCGGGTTCGCCTCCGGCGAGACCCCGACGTCCGCGGTGATCACCGTCCCCGCCTACTTCGGTGACGAGGAGCGCCGCGCCACCGTCCTCGCGGGCACCTACGCCGGCCTCGACGTCGTCGACGTCCTGTCCGAGCCGATCGCCGCCGCGCTCGCCTACGGCTTCGGTCGCCTCGACGGCAGCCCGGACCTGTCGAAGGACAGCGCCCACGAGACCGTCCTGGTCTACGACCTCGGCGGCGGCACGTTCGACGCCACCGTCATCGAGCTCGCCGACCGCCGGATCTCCGTGCTCGCCGTCGAGGGCGACCACCAGCTCGGCGGCGCCGACTGGGACGAGCGGATCGCGCTGCACCTGGCCCGCGGCTTCGGCGAGGAGAACCCCGACGCCGAGGACCCGATGGACGACGCCGTCGGCACCCAGGCGCTGGTCCTCGCGGCCGAGCGCGCGAAGCACCAGCTCTCCGACACCACGAGCACCGACGTCGTCGTCACCCACGACGGCGCCCGCGCGACGATCACCCTCACCCGCGACGAGGTGGAGGCGATGACGGCGTCGCTGCTGCGGCGCACCGTCGACCTCACCCGGTCCTGCCTGGCCGAGGCCGCCCGCCGCGGGGTGTCGCGCGTCGACCGGGTGCTGCTCGTCGGCGGCTCCTCGCGGATGCCCGCCGTCGCCGACGCCCTGCTCACCGAGCTCGACCTCGACGCCCGGCTGCACGACCCCGACCTCGCCGTCGCCCGCGGCGCCGCGCTGTACGGGGAGAAGAAGGAGCTGGAGCGCATGGTCGCGGCCGACCTGCGCACCCGCGGCCGCCTCCGGGACGGCGCCCCGCTGGAGGACGCCGCGCCCGCCGACCTCGACGACGCCGCCCGCCGCGTCGCCGACGCCTACGCCGTGCCGCTCGCGCAGGTGCGACGGGCGGTGGAGATCCGCGTCGACACCGTCGTCTCGCGCGGGTTCGGGGTCCTCGCGGTCAACGCGGCGGCCGGCCGGCTGGAACCGACCTGGCTCGTGCACCGCAACGACCGCCTCCCGGTCCGCACCAGCCGCAGCTTCGGCACGATGCGCGCCGACCAGTCCGTCATCGCGCTCACCGTCGTCGAGCAGCAGGGACAGGCCGAGTCGTCGCGGGCGGAGGACGCGAAGGTGCTGGTCGAGGGCCAGATCACCGGCATCCCGCCCGGCTACGACGAGGGCGCCGAGGTGCGGGTCGTCTTCGAGATGGGGTTCGACGGGGTCCTGCACGTCACCGCGGCGCACGTCGAGGCCGGGCTGCCGCTCACCCTCACCGTGACGACGGGCGCCACGCTCTCGCAGGCGGAGGTGGCCCGCGAGCGCGACCGGCTCGGGAAGCAGCGCCGCCGTGAGTGA
- a CDS encoding phosphoribosyltransferase family protein yields MTLPTSPLADRIGVHVRAAGPGADPAVLLGLALRRNPRRAQLLVSRVLGKHMPTDPRLVRAAGLLLGGLVADALAGRGPRALPVDLLHAAVGGERSAAITLGLTAGAGRTAVDALVLGYAETATALGHCVAEALQCDHLHSTRRPVAGFATAGGFSEEHSHATEHLLLPADPDLLRGDRPLVLVDDELSTGRTVLNTITALHAAHPRERYVVATLVDARPDDALLGGVAALGARLDVVALCRAEVTVPADVHERAAEVRAGLADGSQWGGSTPTGSEQSHPAAPVRLAECGWPDGLPVGGRHGFLAEHHRALDAALPALARSLGAKPGENTLVLGTEELMALPLRLAQTLADAGCAVRFSTTTRSPAVVVDEPGYALRTGITFPAHDDPADGPGPRFAYNLGGPGSWDHVVVVVDPPADTPALRDGLLAALAPLTRRTTLVITP; encoded by the coding sequence GTGACCCTCCCGACGTCCCCCCTCGCCGACCGGATCGGCGTGCACGTCCGTGCGGCCGGCCCGGGCGCCGACCCCGCGGTCCTGCTCGGACTCGCGCTGCGGCGCAACCCGCGGCGCGCCCAGCTGCTCGTGTCGCGCGTCCTGGGCAAGCACATGCCGACCGATCCGCGGCTGGTGCGCGCGGCGGGCCTGCTGCTCGGCGGGCTCGTCGCCGACGCGCTGGCCGGGCGCGGGCCCCGCGCGCTGCCGGTCGACCTGCTGCACGCCGCCGTCGGCGGGGAGCGCAGCGCCGCGATCACCCTCGGGCTGACGGCCGGGGCCGGGCGGACCGCCGTCGACGCGCTGGTGCTCGGCTACGCGGAGACCGCGACCGCGCTGGGGCACTGCGTCGCCGAGGCGCTGCAGTGCGACCACCTGCACTCCACCCGCCGTCCGGTGGCCGGGTTCGCCACCGCGGGCGGGTTCAGCGAGGAGCACTCGCACGCCACCGAACACCTGCTGCTGCCCGCCGACCCCGACCTGCTGCGCGGCGACCGGCCCCTGGTCCTGGTCGACGACGAGCTCAGCACCGGGCGCACCGTGCTCAACACGATCACCGCGCTGCACGCGGCCCACCCGCGCGAGCGCTACGTCGTGGCGACCCTGGTCGACGCCCGGCCCGACGACGCGCTGCTCGGCGGGGTGGCCGCGCTCGGGGCCCGCCTGGACGTGGTGGCGCTGTGCCGCGCGGAGGTGACGGTGCCGGCCGACGTGCACGAGCGGGCGGCGGAGGTCCGGGCGGGCCTCGCCGACGGGTCGCAGTGGGGTGGCTCCACGCCGACCGGATCGGAGCAGAGCCACCCTGCTGCACCGGTCCGCCTCGCCGAGTGCGGGTGGCCCGACGGCCTGCCCGTCGGCGGTCGCCACGGCTTCCTCGCCGAGCACCACCGCGCCCTCGACGCCGCCCTCCCGGCGCTGGCCCGGTCCCTCGGCGCGAAGCCGGGGGAGAACACGCTCGTGCTGGGCACCGAGGAGCTGATGGCGCTGCCGCTGCGCCTGGCCCAGACCCTCGCCGACGCCGGGTGCGCGGTCCGGTTCTCCACTACCACCCGCTCCCCCGCCGTCGTCGTCGACGAGCCGGGCTACGCCCTGCGCACCGGGATCACCTTCCCCGCCCACGACGACCCGGCCGACGGCCCGGGCCCGCGGTTCGCCTACAACCTCGGCGGGCCCGGGTCCTGGGACCACGTGGTGGTCGTCGTCGACCCGCCCGCCGACACCCCCGCCCTGCGCGACGGGCTGCTCGCCGCGCTCGCGCCGCTGACCCGGAGGACCACGCTGGTGATCACCCCATGA
- a CDS encoding tellurite resistance TerB family protein translates to MGFFDQLKTKMAGLQATATTEVAKFKSKDFAKASMAMCALIAAADGTISAEERRKTAGFIGSNEALKVFPPSELQDHFTFYASKLESDYEFGKVEAIATIGKLKKDQPAARAVIQVGIIVGGADGDFDKDEQQAVREACLAVGIAPAEFDL, encoded by the coding sequence ATGGGCTTCTTCGACCAGCTCAAGACCAAGATGGCCGGCCTGCAGGCCACGGCGACCACCGAGGTCGCCAAGTTCAAGTCCAAGGACTTCGCGAAGGCGAGCATGGCGATGTGCGCGCTCATCGCCGCCGCCGACGGCACGATCAGCGCCGAGGAGCGTCGCAAGACCGCCGGGTTCATCGGCAGCAACGAGGCGCTGAAGGTCTTCCCGCCCAGCGAGCTGCAGGACCACTTCACCTTCTACGCCTCGAAGCTGGAGTCCGACTACGAGTTCGGCAAGGTCGAGGCCATCGCCACGATCGGCAAGCTCAAGAAGGACCAGCCCGCGGCCCGGGCCGTCATCCAGGTCGGGATCATCGTCGGCGGGGCCGACGGCGACTTCGACAAGGACGAGCAGCAGGCCGTCCGCGAGGCGTGCCTGGCCGTCGGCATCGCGCCGGCCGAGTTCGACCTCTGA
- a CDS encoding HAD family hydrolase codes for MSVVACLDLDRTVIYSARSLDLRMPDHEAPRLLCVEVYRSVPLSFMTEDAVAAFRALREVAEIVPTTTRTPEQLARVHLPGPPPRYAIAANGGHLLVDGTPDPDWAAVVRDRLTGCAPLARVQEHLDAVSGDFVLNRRTASDLFCYAVVERAEVPDGWVRDLTGWCAELGWTVSLQGRKVYAVPRGLTKSAAAREVAARLGAHTLLAAGDSLLDADLLDAADRAVRPAHGELHDTGWTRDGLVVTSATGGAAGAELLGVLRELAVQGRSPARGRV; via the coding sequence ATGAGCGTCGTCGCGTGCCTCGACCTCGACCGCACCGTCATCTACTCCGCCCGGTCGCTGGACCTGCGGATGCCCGACCACGAGGCCCCGCGCCTGCTCTGCGTCGAGGTCTACCGGAGCGTGCCCCTGTCGTTCATGACCGAGGACGCCGTCGCGGCGTTCCGGGCGCTGCGCGAGGTCGCCGAGATCGTCCCCACGACGACCCGCACGCCCGAGCAGCTCGCGCGCGTGCACCTGCCGGGCCCGCCGCCGCGGTACGCGATCGCCGCGAACGGCGGGCACCTGCTGGTCGACGGCACCCCCGACCCCGACTGGGCCGCCGTCGTGCGGGACCGGCTGACGGGGTGCGCCCCGCTCGCCCGGGTCCAGGAGCACCTCGACGCCGTGAGCGGGGATTTCGTGCTCAACCGGCGCACCGCGAGCGACCTGTTCTGCTACGCCGTCGTCGAGCGCGCCGAGGTGCCCGACGGCTGGGTCCGCGACCTCACCGGCTGGTGCGCCGAGCTCGGGTGGACCGTGTCGCTGCAGGGCCGCAAGGTCTACGCCGTGCCGCGCGGGCTCACCAAGTCGGCGGCCGCCCGGGAGGTCGCCGCCCGGCTCGGCGCGCACACGCTGCTGGCCGCGGGCGACTCCCTGCTCGACGCCGACCTGCTCGACGCCGCCGACCGCGCCGTCCGCCCCGCGCACGGCGAGCTGCACGACACCGGCTGGACCCGCGACGGGCTCGTCGTCACCTCCGCGACGGGTGGTGCGGCCGGTGCGGAACTCCTGGGGGTGCTCCGGGAGTTGGCGGTGCAGGGCCGATCACCGGCGCGTGGCAGGGTGTGA